In the genome of Falsibacillus pallidus, the window TTTTATCCACACAGCCTGATAAGACAGCGGAATTGTTAGAAAGAGTTATGGGACTAGAATTGGTCGGCAACGAGGGGGATTTTGCCCGCTATCGTTCAATTGGTGATATCGGAAATGTTATCGATGTAAAATTGACTCCTATCGGCCGGGGACAAATGGGTGTTGGCACAGTACACCATATTGCATGGCGTGCGAAAGATGACCAAGATCAATTAGATTGGCAGCAGTTCGTCCAAGCAAATGGCTACGGCGTTACACCAGTACAGGACCGCAACTATTTCAATGCGATTTATTTCAGGGAACATGGCGAAATATTGTTTGAAATCGCTACGGATCCCCCAGGATTTGCTCATGATGAGTCACAAGAGACAATGGGCGATAAATTGATGCTGCCATCACAGTATGAGTCTCAGAGGTCAAAAATTGAAGAAGTATTAATACCGTTAGAAGTAAGAACATTAGACTGATAGACGATAGGGAGTGATTTTTTGCTTACAATTGATCCATCTAAATTGTCTGAACGGGAAAATTATAAATTTCTAATTGGAAGTATCATTCCTAGACCGATAGCATTTGTCACAACAGCTTCTAAAAGTGGTGTGTTAAATGGAGCGCCATTTAGTTTTTTTAATATCGTGTCACATAATCCCCCGATGATTTCGATATCCGTCCAACGGTCAGCTGGCAGGCAAAAGGATACAGCGAGAAACATCATCGAATCAAAAGAATTTGTAGTGCATATTGTGGATGAACAAAATGTTGAAAAAATAAATAAAACAGCTGCAAGTCTTCCTCCTGATGAGAGTGAGATTGAGTTAGCGAACTTAACTCCAGTCGAAAGTACAAAAATTTCAGTTCCGGGAGTGAAGGAAGCAAAAATCAGATTGGAATGTTCATTGGAGCAAACCCTCGAATTGGGAGGGGCGGATACTCCAGGATGTGATCTGATTATAGGGAAGGTCGTTCAATTTCATATCGAAGAAGATATCTATGAAAATGGAAGAATCAATCCCAAAGGGTTGGCGGCAGTGAGTCGATTGGCAGGGAATGATTATGCGAAAATTGGTGAAGTTTTTGAGATAGAAAGACCTAAGTAATTAATGGAGCGATGAGGGCATTAAATAAGAAAAGAGTCTCAGGCAGATGGAGTATTCATCATCCCGAGACTCTTTTTTTACGCCTCTATGCTCCTTTTAACAACCCGTGCTTCTTTATTCAGGACATATGAAGCAGAAATGAATAGATAGATCCCAAGGGTAACGCATGTAATCATCGGAGGCGTCGTCGTAACGATGCCGATGAAAATGCCAAGCAGAGCAATGATGGCGACCCAAGTGGTATAAGTGAACCATTTTACATAATACCCTGTCAGCGGTTTTGATTGATTCCTTGACTTCAAGTGGGCAAATGCGATGATCAGCCAGATGAATAGGACAGTATATCCCAGAGACCCCATCAGATACGTAAATGTTTTGCTGCCGGCGAAGACGGAGAGCAGGACGCCAGCATACATGGAAGCAGTGCACATCAAGATGGCATAGACTGGGACCTTTTTAGACGATAGGCGTGAAAAGATCTTTGGCACTCTGCCGTCGACTGCCTGGGTATATAAGACGCGTGAAGAGCCGTACAACCCCGAATTCATGGAAGAGATGATGGCAAGGAGGATAACCGCGTTCATGACATGGTCAGCTCCTGGGATGCCGATTAATTTGAATACCATGACGAACGGACTCTCGTTGGCGCCGTTTACTTGATCCCATGGAATGAGTCCGACGATGATCAAAAATGGGAATAAATAAAAAGCGATGATGCGTGTCAGTGTCCCTCTTACTGCTTTCGGAACCACTTTTTCAGGATCTTTCGTCTCAGCAAGCGTCACCCCGATGATTTCTGTGCCCCCATAGGAGTAGATGACGACCAGCATCGCTGTGATCAGCCCTGAAGCACCATGCGGGAAGAATCCTCCCTCATTGGTCAGATGATGGAACGCCGGCGCTGTATGACCCCCGAATGAAACGAATAATAATAGAAGTCCGGATAGAATGAAAATGACGATGACAGTGATCTTAATGAGTGCAAGCCAATATTCCGTTTCGGCAAAGATTTTGACAGACAAGAGGTTTACAACAGTTACGCAGACGGAAACCACAAGTGCTAAGATCCAAATGGGTGTTCCGGGAAGCCAA includes:
- a CDS encoding flavin reductase family protein; the protein is MLTIDPSKLSERENYKFLIGSIIPRPIAFVTTASKSGVLNGAPFSFFNIVSHNPPMISISVQRSAGRQKDTARNIIESKEFVVHIVDEQNVEKINKTAASLPPDESEIELANLTPVESTKISVPGVKEAKIRLECSLEQTLELGGADTPGCDLIIGKVVQFHIEEDIYENGRINPKGLAAVSRLAGNDYAKIGEVFEIERPK
- a CDS encoding amino acid permease; its protein translation is MKEKTETLKRTMTSRHIMMMALGGSIGAGLFKGSSDAIDTAGPSVVLAYLIGGIILLFIMQGLAEMAVQNTGARTFRDLVQSVLGSFPAYFLDWIYWKMWVLNIAAEAVVAGIFLQYWLPGTPIWILALVVSVCVTVVNLLSVKIFAETEYWLALIKITVIVIFILSGLLLLFVSFGGHTAPAFHHLTNEGGFFPHGASGLITAMLVVIYSYGGTEIIGVTLAETKDPEKVVPKAVRGTLTRIIAFYLFPFLIIVGLIPWDQVNGANESPFVMVFKLIGIPGADHVMNAVILLAIISSMNSGLYGSSRVLYTQAVDGRVPKIFSRLSSKKVPVYAILMCTASMYAGVLLSVFAGSKTFTYLMGSLGYTVLFIWLIIAFAHLKSRNQSKPLTGYYVKWFTYTTWVAIIALLGIFIGIVTTTPPMITCVTLGIYLFISASYVLNKEARVVKRSIEA